Within the Cydia pomonella isolate Wapato2018A chromosome 3, ilCydPomo1, whole genome shotgun sequence genome, the region gaatcgaacccgctacacgagaaaaaaaaataccttgtaGCTTTGTCATACCGATCGAAAGGCTTCAATGtgagaattatttttttgccaattaACATAGTGTTGGAAACAAAAGGAagaccattatttttttcatttgatgtGAAATTTTGATTAGAATAATGACATTCCCGTATGGGCATACAACTAATCTTTCATTTTAAAGTACCTATTACTAATGAATCAGGACCCACTTGAGAAGTACGCATCATTTCCTTATTATAATTGTAGTGCATGATAAAATGATAAAGAGATAAGTAATAAGTAGGAACGTACCTGTTTGTATGCAATCAATTGAGTTTGTGTGCATAATGTTCTGCCGTATGCGTAAACGACAACGAGCGTATTTTAATTCTTGCTATAATGTGTTTAAATTCCGTGTTTCgtgtcattaaattaaataaatctgtTAAAATAAGTGTCAATTATTgtttaaacatgttttaaaattactgaCTAGGCAGAAAAACAAGTATCTTAAACTATGATCAGGtgttgaaagtaaaaaaaaaaagtttaaaaagtttGTTGGCGGGAATtgactattttatttagttatttcgCTTTACGAGGATTTTGTTACGACGGTATTGTATTAAATAACCATGGCGTATCAAAATAATGTTGATTTAATGGAAGCATACTTTTTGAACCACAAAAACATAACATTAGCCTTAAATTGGCACCGTGAAAGATATCCTGATAGAAATACACCATCTCGATTTATTATGAAACGGTTGGTGGATAATCTGACAAATTTGGGACGTTTCGATCATCTATTACCACAACCACGGCACCAAATGTTAAACACTGACGATGAGCTCGACATTTTGATATACTTTGAGGCAAATCCTAAATGTTCAGTGAGGGAAGGTGAAGCAGAAACCGGATTTTCGAAAAGCAAAATACACCGTGTactgaaaaaatacaaatttaaaagttacGTTGAAGGGCGATTAGTACAAAAATTGCAACCGGGTGATCCTGGTAGACGATTGATTTTCTGCCGAGAAATCGAGAGGCTCATTCTAGAGAATCACgattttcttaataatattatctGGTCTGACGAAACAAACTTCAGCAATAATGGTATGTACAACAGACATAATAACCGCATCTGGTGCAGGGAGAATCCCTTACGTATCCGCGAGACTAACAATCAAGTGCGTTTTTCCTTCAACTGTTGGTGTGGTATTGTAAACAACCGGGTCCTCTTAGTACATTTTTACGAAGGGCATCTAAATACGGATAGGTATTTAGAAATACTTGAGATTTTAAGAATTGAGATAAATAATCTTCCGTTGGCAGAAcgacaaaacattatttttcagCAAGATGGGGCTCCGGCTCATAACAGTCACAGAACAAGGGATTATCTCAATGAACACTTTACTTCCTGGATCGGAACAAATGGAGAAACTAGATGGCCGCCGAGATCCCCAGATCTAACcccgttagattttttttatggggttatgtaaaaaatgtagtttacaAGAACCAGTATGAAAATGTCCACGAGCTACAAGCAGAACTTAgacgtattattttaaatatccaccacaccataattaaaaaatcgacaGGGAGTGAAATAATGAAAAGAGTGAGACTTTGTATTGAACAGGATGGAAAACATTTTGAGCATTTGataaattgatttaattttgtattaaaaatattaaaatgcatggcatttttatttcgttatttAGCAAAAAAGTAATTCTCACATTGAAGCCTTTCGATCGATATGACAAAGCTacagggtatttttttttctcgtgtagagggttcgattcccggtttaaccatgaaattatttaaaatgcaattcaacttgtttttttaattcgaaATAATGTCTTCTTTCAGTAAGATGttcatttacaaaaattaaggTACTTTTCCTCCAATGAcgcgatattttttttccatacatttttttttcaaaaaaaattaaaaaagtatgaatgcaatttaactaagttttaaaaataaaatgaagtcttctttcagcaaaatatgctatctatgatatttaaggtactttccctccaTGTGGCATCGCcgtgggacgccctgtataggTGCAAAATTGCTAAAACAGTAATTTTGCACTTTATCTACTAATAGCTATTTCAAAGTTAGCTGTACACCACTtatattatacaaatgtgtatTGTACAGAGTATGTGATCCTGGAGCAAGTGCTGTATGCGGCACtggacacacacacatacagCGTGTCCAAGCAGTGCATCTCCATGCTGAAGCAGGAGTTCCCGGGCAGCATGCGCGTCATGCGCTATAAGGCGGCACAGCTCGAGGCAGAAGAAAGGTCAGTATACTGATGTACCATCAGAAAATTTCCAATGTTGGAAAAGTTTCGGAAACATGTCAAATGTTCGTATGGATATAACAATTTTCGTTCATAATCATTCATGGATATTATGAATGTCCAGAACTAAGAGACCAAGAGAACATTACCTTAAACAGTCGTGTCCAATGCGCGCATCGACAAAGACGCATTGATGATcaattcatttaattaattgcGAAATTAGCGCGGCTCGGCCGCAGCTAGCGAAGTGACGCGATGAGTGCCTTCGAGCTGAGTGCACCTATCGTGAACGAGCTCCTCGCCTTTCTGCAACGGAAGCTGCTGCTGGAAGGAGTGATGGACACGGTGTCTGCTGTCCAGATCTGTTCGTCGAGTTTTTCCGTCGAGGACATCTGTGCAGCAAAGAAGGTGCTGCACCAGTCCCTTGGGATCGCCGGCACGTTTGTACCTCACCGGAGAGGAGATGAAATTGGGAAGAAGACCCTAGAGGACATCATAAAAGTTCTAAGGGAGAATGAAGACCGGATTCCGGAGTTTATGACGACGGGTGTCTCCAGCCTGCCATCATATATTCCGGATCATGTTGACGCTAGCTGCTTGATGAAGGAAATCGTGGCCCTAAAAACAAGATTAGTGGATGTCATTTCGAAGTTTGAAGCGACCCAGGTCACTATAACCGAGTTAGGCAACGAAGTCATCAGTTTGCGAAACAGTGCCCTTACTCGGTCGGCGGCGTCGAATTTCAAGTGCGATGACCGGCATGCTACGAGCACCGAAGCGGTCAGTTTGCGAGTTGCTGACACTGTCAAATGTGTCGCATCAGCCGTGTTGCCGCCCGCGAGCCTCCCGCGCGCGCGCCCTCCCCCCGCCTCCTCCAAATCACGTCATCGTGTTTACGCGGATGTCGTCGCCGGTCCGAAAGTTGCATCGAACCGGTTTAGTGTACTTGTAAAGGGTACTGAAGAGGGAGCGACTCCAAAGGAGAAGCTCCCTGTTGCTAGTGTGGATGAGGAGGAGTTCACACTGGTATCAAGAAAGAAGAAGGCGCGCACGGCGCCTCGTAAGACTCAGTGTGGTACCGCCGAACCGGCTAATTCTGGCTTGCGGATTGCTACACCGAGTAAGGCGCTGTACGTATCGCGCTTGCATTACACCGCCACGGCTGCTGAAGTGGTGGAGTATGTACACCAGAAGACCGGATACAcgctgagggtgttccagcttcgatcgcgccactacgtgcatttcaactcttttgttgtgcgcgtgccgcgaccgctgcaggggaccatcgaatgcgccgacttctggccgaagggtgtcgtgtttcggaggttccggggcaaactgccgaatccgacacaagagcagccgattcaacggagccacgccgttttgtcgcctaaatagtgtttagttgtaattttataaaatgtatatgtatgttagtctgtaaggtatttgtaatatgggccttgttgcctgaatcaaattttaaataaataaataaaataaatttaaactaataGTAACAACATAAACCAAATATCAGCAAAAATTTTATTGCAAAGAACAAATTACCCTCCGAAGTTGTGAATCAatcagcttgtggcgagctgttggggagtaactcCACGGAACCGAGTGCTCCCGAGAGTCGATCAGGGTCTCCGCTTCTGGCGTGtctcggtcggagtggacccagGGGACCCCGCAGGACtgtcagctctggcttgccttaattgGCCGTCCCTAGGACTCGTtattagagctatatgctccggATGTGGAAATGAAAGATGCATAAGatgcgagttggcacagtgacTGTTAACAGCCACTGGGTACAAatcggcgcacacctctcgacaccacGCGAACATTGTTCGACCGCGGCAAATCTGTATTTTGGCTCGTGAGCCTTTTTTGGCTCCATCTTGAACTATAGCGCGGCAGCCGCGTGCGGCAAGCGATCCGACGATCGACCAGTTTACAGGCAAGCCCATTGCTGCACTAATATCATTCCATGCATCATTTCTTAATGATTTGTTGCGATAATCACTACATTAACTGTTCCACCGGTTGCTCTTGGTCTctttacgacggcagtttcaggggcccatcaggggtgtattacataatattaaatttgtctaaaaggcactctgcgctgttggcttcggccccacgcatgcctgcaaaaggtccgggaccccatggtcccaagatatggaaagacatacaaataataataataataattttccatATTAAAAGTGAAAGTTTCCTTATTACCTGAGAGATTGATGTATGTAACCAAGTGTAAAGAACAGACCAAGTAACAACATATTCTTCTCCCTCTCTCCCAGGCAAGTTTGCAACTTGGGTCAATAAAAGCACTTTTTACAGAACCCTTACCAATCTTGTTGAACATGCTCGGTGTCCGTGGCTCgtcatcatcatcgtctcctagccgttttcggccacagcaactgctttctaccgctgagagtgtcgctggtgcgctctcaggtgactgacgtagccaatcttagcagcgaatgtgcggccacactcgctgcaggtcagcacccctccgacgtaattatatgttatggccataggtggtctggcctttagctcgtcacgcttatcgtcaagttctgtgcgtcgcctggcttcgaattcacgcacctgcgtctgcacaatatgcctccactgtGGACGGTCACCAGCTAGACTCTCCCATGTCGTTGGTtctatatgagctctcttcatatgccgcttcaacacatctttgaaccgcagAAACTGGCCGCCTCGCTTTCGCTTACCATTTTGCAGTTCGCAGTAAAAGATGCGTTTCGCGACTCGGTCCTGGGACATCCGGGAGACGTGACCGCACCATCGTAGCTGTCGTCTCATTAGGTAGGCCTCTATTCCGGCGACATCGGCACGTCTAAGGATCTCCGTGTTCCTAAGACGGTCGGACCAGTGGACACCCATAATGTCGCGGAGGCATCTCAGATGGAAGCTGTCTAATGAGCGAATATGCTTCCGATACAGGCACCACGTTTCTGAAGCATATAGAAGATTTGGCAGGACAATAGCCATGTATACAGCAACCTTTGTAGCGAGCTTTATGTCATGTGACCGAAACACCTTTGAACGAAGTTTGCCGAATGCTGCTGCAGCGGCTCCTATTCTACAGTTTATCTCGTTCTCAAGGTGGCACTTGGCTGTGATGGTGCTACCCAGGTATTTAAACTGCTCTACTTGGTTAAGCGAGTCTCGGCCGAGTTTAATGTAGAATACGGGCAAAGACCTTCCCTGGAGAAGTTAGAAGGGATATTCCTCTGTAGGAGTTACAGTCCGCGCGGTCTCCTTTGTTCTTATATAAGGAACAGATGCGAGAGACTCGAAAGTCAGCAGGTACTCGCTCTTCGTAGCCGCCGTAAGGTTAACTTATTTTCAGATCGggacagtgaatgtgttaaaaatcggccaagtgcgagtcggactcgcacaggaagggttccgtaacttccgtaccattatctatcaaaacggtcacccatccaagtactgaccccgcccgacgttgcttaacttcggtgattggatgagaacctcgagattggaaagaaatatttatcttatgctgtttttagtatttgttggtatagcggcaacagaaatactcCATCTGTGCAAAATTTCAACTgactaactatcacagttcatgagatacagcctggtgacagacggacggacggacggcggagtctcagtaatagagtcccgtttgaccctttgggtacggaaccctaaaaaggtttcAGTCAGTACCTAAGGAGGTTAaaatttttaagttaaaaagaAAAAGAGGTTAAAATTTCTCCATGATATAAAAGTATTAATgaacaaaaactatttaattttcgATTGATATTAATGTCAATAACATTGTTTCTAATTTAGTACCTAGTAATAGAAGTGAATGTGTCTTTGTGGATAATGAGAATTATGAGAATGAGTATTTATTTTTGGCAccaactaaactaaaacaaataatgACGCAGGAAAAATAGTTATCTATATATGCAAACAAAATGTTGAGGTTATTTTCACTACCGCAGATATGAAGAAGCCCTGGAGCTGCTGGACGTGATCATCAAGGCGGACGAGACGAACGCGGCCGCGCGCAAGCGCAGGGTCGCTATCCTCAAGGCGCAGGGACTCATAGTCGAGGCCATCAAGGAGCTGGTCGACTACCTGAAGAAGTAAGTCTtgacattttgacgaccggtttggcctagtgggtagtgaccctgcctacgaagctgatggtcccgggttcaaatcctggtaagggcatttattcgtgtgatgagcatggatatttgttcctgagtcatgggtgttttctatgtatttaagtatttatatattatatatatcgttgtctaagtaccctcaacacaagccttattgagcttactgtgggacttagtcaatttgtgtaataatgtcctataatatttattattattattattattttattattaagtagcATTGAAGGGTCCTTGTATTGCCTgtgtttatttaatcattttaaattaagtaaaacacGGTTTCGAGcaaccaacctaacctaactttacTGAATGTCCTTCCAGGTTCATGTCAGACGTGGAGGCGTGGCAGGAGCTGTGCGAGCTGTACCTGCAGACGGGCGAATATGCGCGGGCAGCCTTCTGCGCCGAGGAGCTGCTGCTGCACCAGCCGCACAGCCACCTGCACCTGCAGCGGCTGGCCGACATCCGGTACACCATGGTGAGGACTCCACGTTTGTGACTTCGTCTGCATTAGGGTAGAATATTTTTAACCAATCTGCTTTTTATTGATTTCCTACCAACTGCCAACTACATATAACGCCTAGAGTGTAAAGGCAATCATTCAATTTGAGCAAATGCTTACATCAattatttcacttccaccccggAATACCCTCAATTCACACCCTCTTAAGGGATGATTTCCGGGATAATTACTATCGCTTTACCAGATTCCAACTAactcggttcagcggtttacgCGTCAAGAGGtaaccgacagacagacagacacacgttcggatttatacattcatttaaactttattgcacaaaacacaaaaataatgtatgaGGCCTCACTCAATGAACGAGATCGTGCGGGGGCCTAATGTGCCGTGCGTTTTGGAGCCGCCGGGGTCGAGTCGCATGGACGGTACAAGGCCTGCTGGACTTAATtccatgggggggggggggggggggggggggcgctGCCTTTTATGGGAAGCAACTTGTGTCAGCACTTACGCTGCATCCCATTTGAGGCACAACGCTGGCTCAGCAGCGGAGTCCGCGGCAAAGTAGTCCGCGTTGGAATaagaggccctaccgcgaaccacgttcgacgtgttgcctctctgtcgcactcgtaaattcgtacataagtgtgacTGGGAGGCgatacgtcgaac harbors:
- the LOC133515693 gene encoding ER membrane protein complex subunit 2-like, which translates into the protein MSYNYEDLSIGEIKDLMRQWRENNERRSEDVMEFWVTIMDDINSLGNEKYVILEQVLYAALDTHTYSVSKQCISMLKQEFPGSMRVMRYKAAQLEAEERYEEALELLDVIIKADETNAAARKRRVAILKAQGLIVEAIKELVDYLKKFMSDVEAWQELCELYLQTGEYARAAFCAEELLLHQPHSHLHLQRLADIRYTMGGMENMELAKTYYCQAVKLNPDNMRALLGLFLATNNLLNYYKSSGNSGKRQEVLKLCQWSQSSAARRQQRAAGAAPAPAPLARLLAALALAE